A window of Enoplosus armatus isolate fEnoArm2 chromosome 3, fEnoArm2.hap1, whole genome shotgun sequence contains these coding sequences:
- the pltp gene encoding phospholipid transfer protein, producing MTSCLLSLLFLFPLVSSIMAATQPAGCKIRITDKGLEMLKFETQKFVEEELSNISMPEMKGKEGRFQYTITDVKITELNLTHADLQFIPEVGLLFDVQNSSISLSFHRRILYWFFYDTGNINASAEGVNINSVLNLIRDDEGRLKINNITCDAKIDKMRAKFSGTLGRVYDFLASFLTTGMRFLLNQKICPTLNHAALVHVNAMLETIPVKTEVDQFIGIDYSLIDDPVVTSRSLDMHFKGMFFDLSDQNDTLVNYAVDPVIREYDRMVYLALSEFFFDSGMFSYYRAGIFQMHIVNEKMPKDMEILLRTTYFGSIMMLNPALVDAPLSLQLAVNSPPKTSIKTSGATVVMTAIVKVMLLPPGQPPVQLSSMTMETKFNAKVSMKGKRLAVHADLRRFKIFSNQSALESLALIPLQVPLKTMLQMSVVPLINNWTKRGVQIPLADGMDFIEEVVEYHNGFIVIGANLHFSKGLREMIAGNIQTEPDNNTV from the exons atgacttcctgtctgttgtccctcctcttcctcttccctttgGTGTCCTCTATTATGGCTGCCACCCAACCTGCTGGCTGCAAAATCCGCATCACTGACAAAGGATTGGAGATGT tgaagTTTGAGACTCAGAAGTTTGTTGAAGAGGAGCTCAGTAACATCAGTATGCCAGAGATGAAGGGCAAAGAAGGACGCTTCCAATACACCATCACTGA TGTGAAGATAACAGAGTTAAATTTGACTCACGCTGACCTACAATTCATCCCTGAAGTCGGTTTGTTGTTTGATGTTCAGAACTCATCGATCTCGCTGAGTTTCCACCGACGGATCCTCTACTGGTTTTT TTACGACACAGGAAACATCAACGCATCGGCTGAAGGCGTGAACATCAACTCTGTTCTGAATCTGATCAGAGATGATGAAGGACGACTGAAGATCAATAACATCACCTGTGACGCcaaaattgacaaaatgagGGCAAAGTTCAGTGGAACGCTTgg gagAGTTTACGACTTCCTGGCCAGCTTTTTGACTACAGGCATGCGCTTCCTCCTCAACCAaaag atctGTCCCACTCTGAATCACGCTGCTCTGGTTCATGTGAACGCGATGTTGGAGACAATCCCTGTGAAGACGGAGGTTGATCAGTTTATTGGGATCGATTATTCGCTTATTGATGATCCGGTGGTGACGTCCAGGAGCCTTGACATGCACTTCAAG GGGATGTTTTTTGACCTGTCTGATCAGAATGACACGTTGGTGAACTACGCCGTTGACCCGGTCATCAGAGAGTACGACAGGATGGTCTATCTCGCTCTGTCAGAGTTCTTCTTCGACAGCGGGATGTTTTCTTACTACAGAGCAGGAATCTTCCAGATGCACATCGTCAATGAGAAG ATGCCCAAAGATATGGAGATTTTGTTGAGAACCACTTACTTTGGATCCATCATGATGCTG AACCCTGCTCTGGTGGATGCTccgctctctctgcagctggctGTTAACTCGCCTCCAAAAACCTCCATCAAGACATCTGGAGCGACGGTTGTCATGACAGCCATTGTCAAGGTGATGCTGCTGCCTCCAGGCCAGCCTCCGGTCCAGCTTAGCAGCATGAccatg gaAACAAAGTTTAATGCTAAAGTTTCTATGAAGGGAAAACGTCTGGCTGTTCATGCTGACCTTCGCAg gTTTAAAATCTTCTCCAATCAATCTGCTCTGGAATCTCTGGCA ttgaTTCCTCTGCAGGTTCCTCTAAAGACGATGTTGCAGATGTCTGTGGTTCCTTTGATCAACA acTGGACCAAGAGAGGAGTTCAGATTCCTCTGGCTGATGGGATGGATTTTATTGAGGAGGTGGTTGAATATCACAAT GGGTTCATCGTGATCGGAGCAAATCTTCACTTCAGCAAAGGACTGAGAGAAATGATCGCAGGGAACATCCAGACAGAGCCAGACAACAACACtgtctaa